The Streptomyces sp. NBC_01268 genome window below encodes:
- a CDS encoding Maf family protein — protein MTAERRRVVLASASPARLGLLRQAGLAPEVIVSGVDEDKTHAPTPAELALALAEAKAAHVAARPEAFGALVIGCDSVLELDKQALGKPADAEEATARWQAMRGRVGILQTGHCVYDTTAKRYESATASTVVRFGHPTDAEIAAYVASGEPLHVAGAFTLDGRSAPFIDGIDGDPGNVIGLSLPLLRTLLGKLDVSITDLWA, from the coding sequence ATGACTGCTGAACGCCGCCGTGTCGTCCTCGCCTCCGCCTCCCCCGCCCGCCTGGGGCTGCTCCGCCAGGCCGGGCTCGCCCCGGAGGTGATCGTGAGCGGCGTCGACGAGGACAAGACGCACGCCCCGACCCCGGCCGAGCTCGCCCTCGCCCTCGCCGAGGCCAAGGCCGCCCACGTCGCCGCCCGCCCCGAGGCCTTCGGCGCGCTCGTGATCGGCTGCGACTCGGTCCTGGAGCTGGACAAGCAGGCGCTCGGCAAGCCGGCCGACGCCGAGGAGGCCACCGCCCGCTGGCAGGCGATGCGGGGCCGGGTCGGCATCCTCCAGACGGGCCACTGCGTGTACGACACGACGGCCAAGCGCTACGAGTCGGCCACCGCCTCCACCGTCGTCCGCTTCGGTCACCCGACCGACGCCGAGATCGCCGCCTACGTCGCCAGCGGCGAACCCCTGCACGTGGCGGGCGCGTTCACCCTCGACGGCCGCTCGGCCCCCTTCATCGACGGCATCGACGGCGACCCCGGCAACGTGATCGGCCTGTCCCTGCCCCTCCTGCGCACCCTGCTCGGCAAGCTGGACGTCTCGATCACCGACC